A part of Anaeromyxobacter diazotrophicus genomic DNA contains:
- a CDS encoding DNA polymerase IV has translation MAGRRAILHLDLDAFYASVEQLDDPSLRGRPVVVAGPSARGVVCAASYEARRFGVRSAMPTPRARRLCPEGVFVPPRFPRYEELSGRVFAIYREYTPLVEPLSLDEAFLDVTASAALHGGGRAIAETLRRRVRAEVGLTVSAGVAEVKLAAKIASDLGKPDGLVEVPAGGTRAFLAPLPVSRLWGVGQVTGEALAKLGLHHVGQLAAAPEALVAGALGSGPARHLLALARGDDPREVVPDEPSRSVGSEETFEQDLAGRAALLPRLLAQAERTARRLREAGLRGRTVTLKVKYADFTLVTRRCTLAASTDDGAAVFAAAREQLERVELDRPVRLVGVSVSGFEERAEQLGLFEPRPAADAARRAAVNAAVDAVNRRFGPHAVRPATLADDDD, from the coding sequence ATGGCCGGGCGGCGCGCCATCCTCCACCTCGACCTCGACGCCTTCTACGCGTCGGTGGAGCAGCTCGACGACCCGTCCCTGCGCGGGCGCCCGGTGGTGGTGGCCGGCCCCTCCGCGCGCGGGGTGGTGTGCGCGGCCAGCTACGAGGCGCGCCGCTTCGGGGTGCGCTCGGCCATGCCGACGCCGCGCGCGCGGCGGCTCTGCCCGGAGGGCGTGTTCGTCCCGCCGCGCTTCCCCCGCTACGAGGAGCTGTCGGGCCGCGTCTTCGCGATCTACCGTGAGTACACGCCGCTCGTGGAGCCCCTCTCGCTCGACGAGGCCTTCCTCGACGTCACCGCCAGCGCCGCGCTGCATGGCGGCGGCCGGGCCATCGCCGAGACCCTGCGGCGGCGGGTCCGGGCGGAGGTGGGCCTCACCGTCTCGGCGGGCGTGGCGGAGGTGAAGCTGGCGGCCAAGATCGCGAGCGACCTGGGCAAGCCGGACGGGCTGGTGGAGGTCCCGGCCGGCGGCACGCGCGCGTTCCTCGCCCCGCTGCCGGTCTCGCGGCTGTGGGGCGTGGGCCAGGTCACCGGCGAGGCGCTGGCGAAGCTGGGCCTGCACCACGTCGGCCAGCTCGCCGCCGCGCCGGAGGCGCTGGTGGCGGGCGCGCTGGGGAGCGGGCCGGCGCGCCACCTCCTGGCGCTGGCGCGCGGCGACGACCCGCGCGAGGTGGTGCCGGACGAGCCCTCGCGCAGCGTCGGCTCGGAGGAGACCTTCGAGCAGGACCTCGCCGGCCGCGCGGCGCTCCTGCCGCGGCTGCTCGCGCAGGCCGAGCGGACCGCCCGCCGCCTGCGCGAGGCGGGGCTGCGCGGGCGGACCGTCACGCTCAAGGTGAAGTACGCCGACTTCACCCTCGTCACCCGCCGCTGCACGCTCGCCGCCTCGACCGACGACGGGGCCGCGGTGTTCGCCGCCGCCCGCGAGCAGCTCGAGCGCGTCGAGCTCGATCGCCCGGTGCGCCTCGTCGGCGTGTCGGTGAGCGGCTTCGAGGAGCGCGCCGAGCAGCTCGGGCTGTTCGAGCCGCGGCCGGCGGCCGACGCCGCCCGCCGCGCCGCCGTGAACGCGGCGGTGGACGCGGTGAACCGGCGGTTCGGGCCGCACGCGGTGCGGCCCGCCACGCTCGCCGACGACGACGACTGA
- a CDS encoding SIR2 family protein, with protein MPLAPDVERVLDHLAGRIRRGQLVVLVGAGASRWAALPTWKQAVCELARDLAPALEAAVPEAARRFTPPSPDDPLSVDAFLKIGEAFRWVCGEERLHERLRRLFDASHIDAADLPLHRLLVRFADHVPAIYTTNFDDLLERAFGAAGRAYQVVAEPRDLHAWRFDEIDGEFVPRFPIYKLHGSLGRPGSLVLGESDFQRRQGLASHPIDLRFCSDVVGREVLLVGYSFSDPNVRWLWAKLRDLDVLPVAHFLELGESTDLDVAYFLKDRIHRIDLRAGDRERPRELLEFLERLLGRITPPSRR; from the coding sequence GTGCCCCTCGCCCCCGACGTCGAGCGCGTGCTCGACCACCTGGCCGGCCGCATCCGCCGCGGGCAGCTGGTGGTGCTGGTCGGCGCCGGCGCCTCGCGCTGGGCGGCGCTGCCCACCTGGAAGCAGGCCGTCTGCGAGCTGGCGCGCGACCTCGCGCCCGCCCTCGAGGCGGCGGTGCCGGAGGCCGCGCGCCGGTTCACGCCCCCCTCGCCGGACGACCCGCTCTCGGTCGACGCCTTCCTGAAGATCGGCGAGGCGTTCCGCTGGGTCTGCGGCGAGGAGCGGCTGCACGAGCGCCTGCGCCGGCTGTTCGACGCCTCGCACATCGACGCCGCCGACCTGCCGCTCCACCGCCTGCTGGTGCGGTTCGCCGACCACGTGCCCGCCATCTACACCACCAACTTCGACGACCTGCTCGAGCGCGCGTTCGGAGCCGCCGGGCGCGCCTACCAAGTGGTGGCGGAGCCGCGCGACCTGCACGCCTGGCGCTTCGACGAGATCGACGGCGAGTTCGTGCCGCGCTTCCCCATCTACAAGCTGCACGGCTCGCTCGGCCGGCCCGGCTCGCTGGTGCTGGGCGAGTCGGACTTCCAGCGGCGGCAGGGCCTCGCCTCGCACCCGATCGACCTGCGCTTCTGCTCCGACGTGGTCGGCCGCGAGGTGCTCCTCGTCGGCTACTCCTTCTCCGACCCCAACGTCCGCTGGCTGTGGGCGAAGCTGCGCGACCTCGACGTGCTCCCGGTCGCCCACTTCCTCGAGCTGGGCGAGTCCACCGACCTCGACGTGGCCTACTTCCTCAAGGACCGCATCCACCGGATCGACCTGCGCGCCGGCGACCGCGAGCGCCCGCGCGAGCTGCTCGAGTTCCTGGAGCGGCTGCTCGGCCGGATCACTCCACCCAGTCGGCGATGA
- a CDS encoding PTS sugar transporter subunit IIB has protein sequence MITLLRVDNRLLHGQILETWAPRLRARRVVVADDEAAASPLAQAAMTLCLPPDLPVDIRRLAEIDWGALGASPDAVLVLVREVSALARAVEAGLTPALAPRVNLGNVHYAPGRLSLTPSVYLSEEEVRTVQELARRGFELEARAVPSDAPVGAAALADKYAAARGGR, from the coding sequence GTGATCACCCTCCTCCGGGTCGACAACCGCCTCCTCCACGGCCAGATCCTCGAGACGTGGGCGCCGCGGCTGCGCGCCCGGCGGGTGGTCGTCGCGGACGACGAGGCCGCGGCGAGCCCGCTGGCGCAGGCGGCCATGACGCTCTGCCTGCCCCCCGACCTGCCGGTCGACATCCGCCGCCTGGCCGAGATCGACTGGGGCGCGCTCGGGGCGAGCCCGGACGCCGTGCTGGTGCTGGTGCGCGAGGTGTCGGCGCTGGCGCGCGCGGTCGAGGCCGGGCTCACCCCGGCGCTGGCGCCCCGCGTCAACCTGGGCAACGTCCACTACGCGCCGGGGCGCCTGTCGCTGACGCCGTCCGTCTACCTCTCCGAGGAGGAGGTGCGGACGGTGCAGGAGCTCGCGCGGCGCGGCTTCGAGCTCGAGGCGCGGGCGGTGCCGTCGGACGCCCCGGTCGGAGCGGCCGCCCTCGCGGACAAGTACGCGGCCGCCAGGGGCGGGCGCTAG
- a CDS encoding response regulator, which produces MTPGQYILVVDDDDDFREALSEVLSEAGYPVQQAENGEVALARVKDEQPGIVLLDLKMPVLDGWGVMERMRGEAKSAAVPILILSAYGFEWEAELLGAQGYIPKSVGMEEILDRVRKAAGPPPMRH; this is translated from the coding sequence ATGACACCCGGCCAGTACATCCTGGTCGTCGACGACGACGACGACTTCCGCGAGGCCCTCTCCGAGGTCCTGAGCGAGGCCGGGTACCCGGTGCAGCAGGCCGAGAACGGCGAGGTCGCGCTCGCCCGCGTGAAGGACGAGCAGCCGGGCATCGTGCTGCTCGACCTCAAGATGCCGGTCCTCGACGGCTGGGGCGTGATGGAGCGGATGCGCGGCGAGGCGAAGAGCGCCGCGGTGCCGATCCTCATCCTCTCGGCCTACGGCTTCGAGTGGGAGGCCGAGCTGCTGGGCGCCCAGGGGTACATCCCGAAGTCGGTGGGGATGGAGGAGATCCTGGACCGCGTCCGCAAGGCGGCGGGCCCGCCCCCGATGCGGCACTAG
- the rapZ gene encoding RNase adapter RapZ has protein sequence MTQRQGPERHPVDLRPPLEPRVVILTGVSGSGKSTALRALEDAGFYCVDNLPIVFLEKLLELSAHTAGEVTRIALVVDAREGRFLAEAPRVIEEVRRRGTRVDVVFLDATDDALLRRYSETRRRHPLGSGSVPEGIAAERKALEGLKAVADEVVDSSSLNVHELKRLVHGRFVEGAIEKMGVTVVSFGFRYGLPSHADVVLDVRFLPNPYFVPELKPYPGTDERVRDYVLGQPDARAFLDRSLDLCNFLLPRYRAEGKSYLTIAIGCTGGRHRSVAIAAAMASALQEAGTDVRLWHRDLEKE, from the coding sequence ATGACGCAGCGCCAGGGCCCCGAGCGCCACCCCGTCGACCTGCGCCCGCCGCTCGAGCCGCGGGTGGTCATCCTCACCGGCGTGTCCGGGTCGGGGAAGTCCACCGCCCTGCGCGCGCTGGAGGACGCCGGCTTCTACTGCGTCGACAACCTCCCCATCGTCTTCCTGGAGAAGCTGCTCGAGCTCTCGGCGCACACCGCCGGCGAGGTGACCCGCATCGCGCTGGTGGTCGACGCGCGCGAGGGGCGCTTCCTGGCCGAGGCGCCGCGCGTCATCGAGGAGGTGCGCCGCCGCGGCACCCGGGTGGACGTGGTCTTCCTCGACGCGACCGACGACGCGCTCCTCCGCCGCTACTCCGAGACGCGCCGCCGCCACCCGCTCGGGAGCGGCTCGGTGCCGGAGGGCATCGCCGCCGAGCGCAAGGCGCTCGAGGGGCTGAAGGCGGTCGCCGACGAGGTGGTCGACTCCTCGTCGCTCAACGTCCACGAGCTGAAGCGGCTGGTGCACGGCCGCTTCGTCGAGGGCGCCATCGAGAAGATGGGCGTGACGGTGGTCTCCTTCGGCTTCCGCTACGGGCTGCCGAGCCACGCCGACGTGGTGCTCGACGTCCGCTTCCTGCCGAATCCGTACTTCGTCCCCGAGCTCAAGCCCTACCCCGGCACCGACGAGCGGGTGCGCGACTACGTGCTCGGCCAGCCCGACGCGCGTGCCTTCCTCGACCGCTCCCTCGACCTCTGCAACTTCCTCCTGCCGCGCTACCGGGCCGAGGGGAAGAGCTACCTCACCATCGCCATCGGCTGCACCGGCGGCCGGCACCGCTCGGTCGCCATCGCCGCCGCCATGGCCAGCGCGCTGCAGGAGGCCGGCACCGACGTGCGCCTCTGGCATCGCGACCTGGAGAAGGAGTAG
- a CDS encoding PTS system mannose/fructose/sorbose family transporter subunit IID, whose protein sequence is MSAPAAALARRVPALVLARCFGRGLFLQAAWNRRGMQNLGFAYAIAPALRALYPEPAARRAALARHLGFFNCHPYAAAAILGGAIHHEERVAAGAEPPQAPVTYKATLQGPLAAVGDGFFWTALRPSFGALAAVAALVFGWPGVVAALTLYNAIHLTLRIGLFRAGYREGDAVVGAIARLSLPVVADRLRLAGAALCGAAAATYAALPATRAVAPLLAPAATAAAAAAGYLLLARGARLFPATYAALAGGTGAALLAGRLHGSL, encoded by the coding sequence GTGAGCGCCCCCGCCGCCGCGCTCGCCCGGCGCGTGCCGGCGCTGGTCCTCGCTCGCTGCTTCGGCCGCGGGCTCTTCCTGCAGGCGGCCTGGAACCGCCGCGGCATGCAGAACCTGGGCTTCGCCTACGCCATCGCGCCGGCCTTGCGGGCGCTCTACCCCGAGCCGGCGGCGCGTCGGGCGGCGCTGGCACGCCACCTGGGGTTCTTCAACTGCCACCCGTACGCCGCCGCGGCCATCCTCGGGGGCGCCATTCACCACGAGGAACGGGTCGCCGCCGGTGCCGAGCCGCCGCAGGCGCCGGTGACCTACAAGGCGACGCTGCAGGGGCCGCTCGCCGCGGTGGGCGACGGCTTCTTCTGGACGGCGCTCCGCCCCTCCTTCGGCGCGCTGGCGGCCGTGGCGGCGCTCGTCTTCGGCTGGCCGGGGGTGGTGGCCGCGCTTACGCTCTACAACGCGATCCACCTCACCCTGCGCATCGGCCTGTTCCGGGCGGGCTACCGCGAGGGCGACGCCGTCGTCGGCGCCATCGCCCGCCTGAGCTTGCCCGTCGTCGCCGACCGCCTCCGCCTCGCCGGCGCCGCGCTCTGCGGCGCCGCCGCCGCCACCTACGCCGCCCTGCCCGCCACCCGCGCCGTGGCGCCGCTGCTCGCCCCGGCCGCCACCGCCGCCGCCGCCGCGGCCGGTTACCTCCTGCTCGCCCGCGGGGCGCGCCTCTTCCCTGCCACCTACGCCGCCCTCGCCGGCGGCACCGGCGCCGCGCTGCTGGCCGGCCGCCTCCACGGGAGCCTCTAG
- a CDS encoding TetR/AcrR family transcriptional regulator, translated as MDAFVAGKMTPGAKPSIADRLWEASRAEFSLRGYHGARVQGIARRAGCNVALLYRHWASKRALYLEVLRTIWSAMLGNVVQLIETGRGAPAVVGAYLDANLRDPLGAQIIIREFLDGGPFLNELFEAEPELVAPVRRAVQAISGEAAPGAPALRPGLDPTLVVLSVGGLAALVASAHEAARPFFAQPVPAEVWRQHLYDLLLHGVLGCQDQPAGGPPPAA; from the coding sequence GTGGACGCTTTCGTCGCGGGAAAGATGACGCCAGGGGCCAAACCGTCCATCGCGGACCGGCTCTGGGAGGCCTCCCGCGCCGAGTTCTCGCTGCGCGGTTACCACGGGGCGCGCGTGCAGGGCATCGCCCGCCGCGCCGGCTGCAACGTGGCGCTCCTCTACCGTCACTGGGCGTCAAAGCGGGCGCTCTACCTCGAGGTGCTGCGCACGATCTGGAGCGCCATGCTCGGGAACGTGGTGCAGCTCATCGAGACCGGCCGCGGCGCGCCCGCCGTCGTCGGCGCCTACCTGGACGCGAACCTGCGCGACCCGCTCGGCGCGCAGATCATCATCCGCGAGTTCCTCGACGGCGGCCCCTTCCTCAACGAGCTGTTCGAGGCCGAGCCCGAGCTGGTCGCGCCTGTCCGCCGCGCGGTGCAGGCGATCTCCGGCGAGGCGGCCCCCGGCGCCCCGGCCCTCCGCCCCGGCCTGGATCCCACCCTGGTCGTGCTGAGCGTCGGCGGCCTCGCCGCGCTCGTCGCCTCCGCGCACGAGGCGGCCCGGCCGTTCTTCGCCCAGCCGGTGCCGGCCGAGGTGTGGCGCCAGCACCTCTACGACCTGCTCTTGCACGGCGTGCTCGGCTGCCAGGACCAGCCCGCCGGCGGGCCGCCGCCCGCGGCCTGA
- the thiO gene encoding glycine oxidase ThiO — protein sequence MRHDVVVIGAGVQGCAVALRLAQAGKDVLVLERSIPGAEASSAAGGILSPGVEAVEPGPFYALCRASLARYPALVREVEAATGVAVGYREGGTLEVALEDDHAQLLAARAERLERQGLPAEVLDDAAARRLEPGLSPETRGALFFPDEASLDPRLLSRALYLAARAAGARFQTGQVLRIVHEGGRAVAVEHDAGRLDAGAVVLAAGAWSALVPGSGLPRGAVRPVRGQIALLDTRQRLLSRVVFSDKGYVVPRADGRLLCGSTMEEVGFEKAVTAGGLHRVLGMALELAPALEHVPVVETWSNFRPASPDGAPVLGPSSVAGLFYATGHTRNGILLTAITADAVAAAVLGQPPPVDLAPFSVERLAPRGA from the coding sequence ATGCGTCACGACGTGGTGGTGATCGGTGCCGGGGTGCAGGGCTGCGCGGTCGCGCTGCGGCTCGCGCAGGCGGGGAAGGACGTCCTCGTGCTGGAGCGGAGCATCCCGGGGGCGGAGGCCTCCAGCGCGGCGGGCGGGATCCTCTCGCCCGGCGTGGAGGCGGTGGAGCCGGGGCCCTTCTACGCGCTGTGCCGCGCCTCGCTGGCGCGCTACCCGGCGCTGGTGCGGGAGGTCGAGGCCGCGACCGGCGTGGCGGTCGGCTACCGCGAGGGCGGCACGCTCGAGGTGGCGCTGGAGGACGACCACGCCCAGCTCCTCGCCGCCCGCGCCGAGCGGCTGGAGCGGCAGGGGCTCCCGGCGGAGGTGCTCGACGACGCCGCGGCGCGGCGGCTCGAGCCCGGCCTCTCCCCGGAGACGCGCGGGGCGCTCTTCTTCCCCGACGAGGCGTCGCTCGACCCGCGCCTCCTCTCGCGCGCGCTCTACCTCGCGGCGCGCGCCGCCGGCGCCCGCTTCCAGACCGGGCAGGTGCTGCGCATCGTCCACGAGGGCGGGCGCGCCGTGGCGGTGGAGCACGACGCGGGCCGCCTCGACGCCGGCGCGGTGGTGCTCGCCGCCGGCGCCTGGAGCGCGCTCGTGCCCGGCAGCGGGCTGCCGCGCGGCGCGGTGCGCCCGGTGCGCGGCCAGATCGCGCTCCTCGACACGCGCCAGCGCCTGCTCTCGCGCGTCGTCTTCAGCGACAAGGGGTACGTCGTGCCGCGCGCCGACGGCCGGCTCCTGTGCGGCTCGACCATGGAGGAGGTGGGCTTCGAGAAGGCGGTCACCGCCGGCGGCCTGCACCGCGTGCTGGGCATGGCGCTCGAGCTCGCCCCCGCGCTCGAGCACGTGCCGGTGGTGGAGACCTGGTCGAACTTCCGCCCCGCCTCGCCGGACGGCGCACCGGTGCTCGGGCCGTCGAGCGTGGCCGGGCTCTTCTACGCCACCGGCCACACCCGCAACGGCATCCTCCTCACCGCCATCACCGCCGACGCGGTGGCCGCCGCCGTGCTGGGCCAGCCGCCCCCGGTGGACCTGGCGCCCTTCTCGGTGGAGCGGCTGGCGCCGCGGGGAGCGTAG
- the hprK gene encoding HPr(Ser) kinase/phosphatase, with product MDATRVGALLDDRKFDLRLTLVAGKKGLSRKISSSRIQKPGLVLAGFMEYLHKERLQVFGNTEMSYLTTMPPERAQEVLRQFFAQDIACLVVTKGIGVPPALAATAEEAGVPVLQTTHLSSTFIESVQNYLEEILAAQASMHGVLLDVFGVGILLLGKSGIGKSEIALDLVMRGHRLVADDIVDVKRMAPESVYGTGSEIIKHHMEVRGLGIINIKDLFGVAAIRERKKIEIVLELVEWDPNVEYDRLGVEEKKFRILDVEIPMLIVPVRPGRNMTTIIEVAARNHLLKLQGHHSAKEFQERLNRAIALAPGARGGELDVE from the coding sequence ATGGACGCCACGCGTGTCGGGGCACTCCTCGACGACCGCAAGTTCGATCTCCGGCTGACGCTGGTGGCGGGCAAGAAGGGGCTCTCGCGCAAGATCTCCAGCTCCCGCATCCAGAAGCCCGGGCTGGTCCTGGCCGGCTTCATGGAGTACCTGCACAAGGAGCGGCTGCAGGTCTTCGGCAACACCGAGATGAGCTACCTCACCACCATGCCGCCCGAGCGCGCGCAGGAGGTGCTGCGGCAGTTCTTCGCCCAGGACATCGCGTGCCTGGTGGTGACGAAGGGCATCGGCGTCCCCCCGGCGCTGGCGGCCACCGCCGAGGAGGCGGGCGTGCCGGTGCTGCAGACCACCCACCTCTCGTCCACCTTCATCGAGAGCGTCCAGAACTACCTGGAGGAGATCCTCGCCGCGCAGGCCTCGATGCACGGGGTGCTGCTCGACGTCTTCGGCGTCGGCATCCTGCTGCTCGGCAAGAGCGGCATCGGCAAGAGCGAGATCGCGCTCGACCTCGTCATGCGCGGGCACCGCCTGGTGGCCGACGACATCGTCGACGTGAAGCGGATGGCGCCCGAGAGCGTCTACGGCACCGGCTCCGAGATCATCAAGCACCACATGGAGGTCCGCGGCCTCGGCATCATCAACATCAAGGACCTCTTCGGCGTGGCCGCCATCCGCGAGCGGAAGAAGATCGAGATCGTGCTCGAGCTGGTGGAGTGGGACCCGAACGTCGAGTACGACCGGCTGGGCGTGGAGGAGAAGAAGTTCCGCATCCTCGACGTCGAGATCCCCATGCTCATCGTGCCGGTCCGGCCCGGGCGCAACATGACCACCATCATCGAGGTGGCCGCCCGCAACCACCTCCTCAAGCTGCAGGGCCACCACTCCGCCAAGGAGTTCCAGGAGCGGCTCAACCGCGCCATCGCGCTCGCGCCGGGGGCGCGGGGCGGAGAGCTGGACGTCGAATGA
- a CDS encoding DHH family phosphoesterase codes for MRLKVLHHGNCFDGCASAAVFSRFFAEREGARLEATSFFPLQHAQKDPFPPGAFDADVNACVDFRFSPSPALHWWFDHHQSAFKPAGDRAVFERDASGQKFWDPTAPSCAGFMARTLQARFGWTAPDLADLLRWADLIDAARFPSAAMPVRLEEPALRLMALLEATQDPSLQTRIIEALRVRPLAEIAAEPWVTAPLAPILERHFRSIETVRRLARVEGGVVEVDLSETEVQGANKFIAYELFPDARYTVVVSRDPKRAKVSVGSNPWSKVTRTHDIARLCERYGGGGHPVVGAVSLDPDRILDARRVAGEIAGMLRDGGAA; via the coding sequence ATGCGCCTCAAGGTCCTCCACCACGGCAACTGCTTCGACGGCTGCGCCTCGGCGGCCGTCTTCAGCCGCTTCTTCGCCGAGCGCGAGGGCGCGCGCCTCGAGGCCACCTCCTTCTTCCCCCTGCAGCACGCGCAGAAGGACCCCTTCCCGCCGGGCGCGTTCGACGCCGACGTGAACGCCTGCGTCGACTTCCGCTTCTCGCCCTCCCCTGCCCTCCACTGGTGGTTCGACCACCACCAGAGCGCGTTCAAGCCGGCGGGCGATCGGGCGGTCTTCGAGCGCGACGCCTCCGGGCAGAAGTTCTGGGATCCCACCGCCCCGTCCTGCGCCGGCTTCATGGCCCGCACGCTCCAGGCGCGCTTCGGCTGGACCGCGCCCGACCTGGCGGACCTCCTCCGCTGGGCCGACCTCATCGACGCCGCCCGCTTCCCCAGCGCCGCCATGCCGGTGCGGCTCGAGGAGCCGGCGCTGCGGCTCATGGCCCTCCTGGAGGCGACGCAGGACCCTTCCCTCCAGACCCGGATCATCGAGGCGCTGCGCGTGCGCCCGCTGGCCGAGATCGCGGCCGAGCCCTGGGTCACCGCCCCGCTCGCCCCCATCCTCGAGCGCCACTTCCGCTCCATCGAGACGGTGCGCCGGCTGGCCCGGGTCGAGGGCGGGGTGGTCGAGGTCGACCTCTCCGAGACCGAGGTGCAGGGCGCGAACAAGTTCATCGCCTACGAGCTCTTCCCCGACGCGCGCTACACGGTGGTCGTCTCCCGCGACCCGAAGCGGGCCAAGGTCTCGGTCGGGTCCAACCCCTGGTCGAAGGTCACGCGGACGCACGACATCGCCCGGCTGTGCGAGCGCTACGGCGGCGGCGGGCACCCCGTGGTGGGGGCCGTCTCCCTCGACCCCGATCGCATCCTTGACGCGCGCCGCGTGGCGGGGGAGATCGCAGGGATGCTGAGGGACGGCGGCGCCGCATGA
- a CDS encoding metallophosphoesterase family protein, translated as MERSFRLAALGDLHCREDQHGRFRELVLAVNGEAEGLVLCGDLTDRGLVEEAKTLAEALSELRVPCAAVLGNHDYEAGQQREICRIMREAKVHLLDGEYAILDRRLGVAGVKGFGCGFDRATLQAFGEPAVKAFVQEAVNEALKLEAALGQIDTPHRIVIMHYAPIAATTLGEGAEIKAFLGTSRLAAPVDAFGAQAVFHGHAHHGTLEGRTPKGVPVYNVAMPLLKKAFDRRFRIIDVEPPEEQPLAAADGQPAGLH; from the coding sequence ATGGAGCGGTCGTTTCGCCTGGCCGCGCTCGGTGACCTGCACTGCCGCGAGGACCAGCACGGGCGGTTCCGCGAGCTCGTCCTGGCCGTGAACGGCGAGGCGGAGGGCCTCGTCCTGTGCGGGGACCTCACCGACCGCGGGCTGGTGGAGGAGGCGAAGACGCTGGCGGAGGCGCTCTCGGAGCTGCGGGTCCCCTGCGCCGCCGTGCTCGGGAACCACGACTACGAGGCGGGCCAGCAGCGCGAGATCTGCCGCATCATGCGCGAGGCCAAGGTCCACCTCCTCGACGGCGAGTACGCCATCCTCGACAGGCGGCTCGGGGTGGCCGGCGTGAAGGGCTTCGGGTGCGGCTTCGACCGCGCGACCCTGCAGGCGTTCGGCGAGCCGGCCGTGAAGGCGTTCGTGCAGGAGGCGGTGAACGAGGCGCTCAAGCTCGAGGCGGCGCTGGGGCAGATCGACACCCCGCACCGGATCGTCATCATGCACTACGCGCCCATCGCGGCGACGACGCTGGGCGAGGGGGCGGAGATCAAGGCGTTCCTCGGCACGAGCCGGCTCGCCGCCCCGGTGGACGCCTTCGGCGCCCAAGCGGTGTTCCACGGCCACGCGCACCACGGCACGCTGGAGGGCCGGACGCCCAAGGGCGTCCCCGTCTACAACGTGGCGATGCCGCTCCTCAAGAAGGCGTTCGACCGGCGCTTCCGGATCATCGACGTCGAGCCGCCGGAGGAGCAGCCGCTCGCCGCGGCCGACGGCCAGCCGGCCGGCCTGCACTAG
- a CDS encoding PTS sugar transporter subunit IIC, with product MSYLALGLVAGLAAVERKGFLQAMLSRPIAIGPLAGLAVGDAASGLFVGAPLELLWLGAVNLGAALPVHEALGTCAVAAGTALALHGLGAAGIGGPAALPAAAALALALCAPLALLGRRADRLVERVNERLYARAEADLAAGDADAAARVNLYGLALPFGIAFVLAPLGAGLAALLIPPLLERAGAAGAAALAVGWAAFGGFACASGAKALRAARARTYYLGALGAGAAALLAVWALRRTW from the coding sequence GTGTCCTACCTCGCCCTGGGCCTCGTGGCCGGTCTCGCCGCCGTCGAGCGGAAGGGCTTCCTGCAGGCGATGCTCTCGCGCCCCATCGCCATCGGTCCGCTGGCGGGCCTGGCGGTGGGCGACGCCGCCTCCGGCCTGTTCGTGGGCGCCCCCCTCGAGCTGCTCTGGCTGGGCGCCGTGAACCTGGGCGCGGCCCTGCCGGTCCACGAGGCGCTCGGGACCTGCGCGGTGGCGGCGGGCACCGCGCTCGCGCTGCACGGGCTCGGCGCCGCGGGGATCGGGGGTCCGGCCGCTCTGCCGGCGGCGGCCGCGCTGGCGCTCGCCCTGTGCGCCCCGCTGGCGCTCCTCGGCCGCCGCGCCGACCGCCTCGTCGAGCGGGTGAACGAGCGGCTGTACGCCCGCGCCGAGGCCGACCTCGCCGCGGGCGACGCCGACGCGGCGGCGCGGGTGAACCTCTACGGCCTGGCGCTGCCGTTCGGCATCGCCTTCGTGCTCGCGCCGCTCGGCGCGGGGCTGGCGGCGCTCCTCATCCCGCCGCTCCTCGAGCGCGCCGGGGCGGCCGGAGCGGCGGCGCTGGCGGTGGGCTGGGCCGCCTTCGGCGGGTTCGCCTGCGCCTCGGGCGCGAAGGCGCTGCGGGCCGCCCGGGCGCGCACCTACTACCTCGGCGCGCTCGGCGCCGGCGCCGCCGCGCTCCTGGCGGTGTGGGCGCTGCGGAGGACGTGGTGA
- a CDS encoding PTS sugar transporter subunit IIA — MVGLVVAAHGGLAEELIRTAEGVCGKLEQCRAVSVNGAAGMDDARAHLAEAIKAVDQGQGVLVLTDMFGGSPANLALTFLDDHIEVLTGVNLPMLVKLSTCRAEGASLRDTAQMLTGYGQKNITLASEVLRVRARTAR; from the coding sequence ATGGTCGGTCTGGTGGTGGCGGCGCACGGGGGCCTGGCGGAGGAGCTCATCCGCACCGCCGAGGGCGTGTGCGGCAAGCTCGAGCAGTGCCGCGCCGTCTCGGTGAACGGCGCCGCCGGCATGGACGACGCGCGGGCGCACCTGGCCGAGGCGATCAAGGCGGTGGACCAGGGCCAGGGCGTGCTCGTCCTCACCGACATGTTCGGCGGCTCGCCCGCCAACCTGGCGCTCACCTTCCTCGACGACCACATCGAGGTGCTCACCGGCGTGAACCTGCCGATGCTGGTGAAGCTCTCCACCTGCCGCGCCGAGGGCGCCTCGCTCCGCGACACCGCGCAGATGCTGACCGGCTACGGCCAGAAGAACATCACGCTCGCGAGCGAGGTCCTGCGGGTCCGCGCCCGGACGGCGCGGTGA